The Equus asinus isolate D_3611 breed Donkey chromosome 16, EquAss-T2T_v2, whole genome shotgun sequence DNA segment tggcagcttGGCCATTTTGTTGAGTTACCCAGTTTCCTagatttctcccatgtatacatgtcataaagctttgtttgcttttctcctgttattttgtctcatgtgaatttaatctgtagcccagccagaagaacctagagtgggtagaggaattctcttcctccccaacaaCTGCCCTATATAAAGAAACAGCAGTTTTCTCTACATAGAATTTAGATATCTGGTAACTTAAATAAGACACAGCCTCCAAAccagaaaataagcaaacaagaaaacacaaTTAAAACAAACATCCCAGGCACTAATGTTTATCCATGCATTCACAAAGAAATTCCTCAGTGCATCACTCAAGAATCACAAGACAAAATTTTGACAAGCTTGGTTATTCTGATATCCAAGTTTAAAGAGAACTAAAAATAGTCAATTAGAAGGGAAGGTTGAGTTATTAGAGGAAGGTACCATGATAGCACGAGTGACTAATGAAAGccaacaaaaaataagaaaactacaaGAAGCCACAGaacttagaaaagaaaacagaaaagaagccaAATTATAAGAACATAAAAAGTAGAGAAGCCCAAATCATTTAACATAGGTGAAAACAGACCTATTCTGGCAGTGATGCCAGAAAAGTATCACTACATAACCTCTGTCAACAAAGATAAccctaaatcaagaagaaaaggttAAATTATACTTGGGGACAAATATACTTGGATTACAGCAGAGAATCACTTCTAGAAACCATTAACATTAATTGGAAATAAAAGatgttggggggctggccccgtggccgagtggttaagtttgcgcactccgctgcaggcggcccagtgtttcgttggtttgaatcctgggcgcggacatggcactgctcaccaaaccacgctgaggcagcgtcccacatgccacaactagaaggacccacaacgaagaatatacaactacgtactggggggctttggggagaaaaaggaaaaaaaataaaatctttaaaaaaataaattaaaaagaaaaaagatgttggtagtcaaaggaaaaaacaagaattCACTAACTATTTTGATTAGTCAATGGCTTACTTCATGTAGAACCGAAAATTCTATACTTAGGACAGTTATTTCTCCTCTCATTAGTCTTTGCGGCAAACTACTAGAGCCAACCTGCCTATAGCAGTCTACAGCCTTTTCCCATGAGTTGAGAAGGTATACCAAGCATGAGTTCTCCCTAGTGACGTCTGACTTTAATATACCTAACTGCATTCTAAACACCCTCCGGggtattttttttacaaattatcCAAATCCTCTATTTAAAGTCAAGCTATAGCTGTAGTTTTATTTCCCCAGCTTGTACAGGGCAATTATTCTTCACAGACACACTGACAAAAGCAGTTATTCTGCACAGACACACTaacaaaatgttctttaaaacaaTGAACATGAAAgtatttcattcaataaacagaaCAGGTTACTTACCTATAATGCTGATTCTCTGACAGTTAAAACCAGATAATCATGATTACAATTACAGAGCTGAAACTCGGGctaaagaattttgaaaactgaGTACCCAAGATCTGTTCCACGTGATTTCTCAACCTAGAAACCTAAAAGTCCATGGAATAAGTCCTTACTGGATAAGGTTACCAAGTATAGTTCAGACTATGAATTATAAGATAGAGTTCTAATTGCATTTCTACCAGTAATTCGTCATAACActtaaataacttaaaaacctTAATTATGAGTTAGGAAATGAGGACTGTATAATGTCACCTATGCTGTCTACTTTCGAGTTGCTGTGGTGTCAAATGAGAAACTAGATGAAAttgctttgtaaattataaacCACAgtacaaatgtaaaattattttatccagTGGAGGATGACTCCTCTAGCGCTTTCAAAGCAAAATCTATCCCTAGTCCTGGAGTTTTCTGGCCCCTTGAAACAAACTACTTTGACAAACAGTAAAAGCAGTCTCACAGGAAGTGAGTCTACAAGAACTGATGAGGATTTTCTCTATGCAGCTTCTGAAGTTGAAGCTATCAAATGGTTCATTAGCATGGTCCAACAGGATATATCGTAACTATTTAGTACATGAACATTTTCAGAGAACCAAGTTTGAAACTACAATTcttgtaaatattctttaatatGGCTTAAAAATTAGAATCTTACTTGGAGACTACCTGAGCATGAACTCAGATGAGCAATAACTATCTTACTCTTATACTTTTCATTATCTAGACACTTGAAAATTGGCGTAAACATTAGCAATGTTATCAATGAATTAATCATTTGTGAGACCTCAAGAATCTAGAAACCCTAAATCTGACTTTTCACCCTCTATCTGTTCATGAAAGGTTACAAGATCCTTAACTGAAGCTATAGAAGGCCCtccaaatataaatgtatttagcTACTCTTGTACGATAAGAATTCAGAGGCGAATGACAAAATCACACTttcatttcaaaacttattttccAGTGATTGCCTTGTGAATTGGAAGAAAAGCTCTGAACATTAAAGCCCAGGACCTAAAATCTTCCATACCTGCTCTCCCTAGAGCCAGAACTTCAAAAATTAAGAGATCAGTTTCAGTGCTTTTCTAATTCAAAATCAGCAAAACATTAACTTTCAAACAGAAAAGGCAATCCACAGTTAAGTACATGAGCTCAGTCAGCCCAGCTTTTTAGGCCAAAAAGAGAGTCACTAGGTATTATCTACCACTTTAACAGAACCCATCAATCTTGAAGAGCAGAGAGTTTTGAGACAAAGTATATTTCTTTTGATTCCCCACCTCCTAATCTTTGAAAAGACACATCTAGTAAAATAATCCACAATTGGAATTTTGCCAGAGAAAAATATACTCTTTAAGTCCCTTGCTCATAGCGGAGTTCTCCatttggagaaattaaaatataaaagcatactGTGGGGTTTATGTGCTGGAGAAGAGGGATGGCATCTAGATAAGAAACAGGGTAAGTACTCAGAACATCTGCAGATTCATTTCTTTGGCCTATGGCCTAATTTCCATGAATCAGGTCTAAGGCTTGGACTCTACACACAGTATCTTGTCAAACATTTACAAGTGATTAGGTGACCCTATATGTTATATCCTTACACACAAGATGGATAAATTATAGGCTGAATGCTAGAACAAAAGGTTGCTGATGAAATAATCAATATTAATTTAGAGGAGAGTTGCAACTGGAATAAAGAAGAGCTATCTTCTCCTGGCTCTAAAGAACTATGACATGCTCAGTGTCTTCTactaataacatttttttaaaccgGCTATCAGGAAGTATTCATTCCCTACTGGTAAAGATATTCACGTGTAGGCTGGGCAATGCTCAATTCTCAGTTTCAAAAGGCAAttatctgggggctggcccagtggtgtagtggtgaagttcgcatgctccacttcagcagcccagggttcagaggtttggatcccaggcgcggacctagcaccgctcgtcaaaccacactgtggtggcatcccacataaaacagaggaagactggcaacagacactagctcagggccaatcttcctcacaaaaaaaaaaaaaaaaaaaaggcaattatctggagaattttccagcatgaggggaaaataaaaaggagaaaaaatatttgacaggGGTAGTGTACACATCTGTGTATCCAGGAAGATAATAATCCATCTACCCCAAGTGTcttttaataacattttcaaaCTGCCAGAAATTTACTTCAAACTGAAAGAATTAGATAGGTATCATGATGTTATTTTTAACAATGACAATTTGGGTAAAAAAGGCCAACATTACATCCAATCATCTCTTCACTCTAGACAAAAAGCGTTGGAATAGGGACTTTACCAAAAGAGATTACATCTGACAGGATTAAATACCCTCTCCcaattttccttaaattatctCTAACCAAGATGCTAATGAAGAtgttccctctctccatctcattTCTCCCAATTTGCTTCCTCTGGGGAAAAAGAAGTCAAAAGGTGCTATCTTCAAAAGATTTGGAGCAAGGTAAAAAAGGAGTGATTTCTTTCACCCAAAGTCACCCAATGAGGCATTAATTTGAGAACACTGTCCTAATATAATCAACTATCATCCAAATTCCAAAGGACTCTATGTCCTATGGAACCCATAAAACTGTATTGCTCTCATTCCCAAAGCCTCAGAAATATAGAACATCACTCTTTAAGTGCTACGGCCACTATCTTTAGACAATTGTTTGTAAGAATATCATCATCCTTCAAAATCATCATCAGGAGAGCTCTTACAAAAAAAGTAACATAACGaattaatgggaaaatattttccatcatCAATAACCAGCTAAGCCTTAAAAGAGCATCTCTTTTGCtaagaaacaataaaaagcaaaaaacagaattaattatcattttgtaaaaatgcacattttttgAGTTTTTGATATTTCCCCAAGACATATGCTCTGCTCCCTTGTGCCTACAGATAAAAGTGATATGTAATACTAATGGTAAGAACTCAATTTATCTCAAACTGAAAAACTTCACTTATGAGTTGTTTTCTACCTCAAATTAGACTTTAAACACTTCAAATACCTGAAAATGCTAACAGTTCCACAAAATAAGTGAACAAAATGTTTAGATAAAACAACCTCTCTATTAAATCGAATACTAAAATACtaattacaaagaaaacagaagaaaatttttatCAAAGAGACCTATACTAAAAGGCCACCATATAATCATATACAAAATCTGAATACCTATAATGCATGGCAAAAAGTTATTATGTTCCACAACCAGGATTTGACACTTGGATCTGATACATACCAGGATCTTACAATTGTTACAACAAAAACATTACAAAGCTTCCTCAAATCAGTATTTTTATGCAGCCTGTATAATCTGATTGGGATATTAATTCAAAAATCTACTTTGTAAATGTGATTAACTTATATATAAATCTATCCTTTACTGTTGGTGATCATGACATTTATGATAAGCACTGTTTGTTAACAGTTTCTTTCACGTTTATTTAGACATTGTTAGCTCCAATTCGCTTGTGTTGCCACCCAGAATACTTTAAAGGAAATTTAAGCAAAACTGTGATAAATTTGGACActgagttctttattttaaaaagcacctTTATCACAAAGGTTGAGAACTGAAAGTATTTTAAGATAGTCTCCCCTTATAATTTAGAATTAAGAAAAAGCTGTCTCAAAATGCTTTATGTAAACTATGGATAGACCAACTCTTTCTAATATGCTAATTATGACATACAACTAGCTGTCATCGTATTAAGAGTAATATCTACTTCTCTAAATCACGGAAGTCAAAAATGATGTATAAAGGACATTTCTTTAAATCAAAAGTTTTAATTGGAAATTAGACATAAGCAACTAAGATAAAAGCAGATGTGTAGCGTGctagattttccttttctggatCATGTCTAAGCACTCATTAGTTGTTCTATACTGTCTGGAAGGCACAGACGCTTCATAACATTCTACAACTCTAAGTCAAAGCGTTTATGATACCTAACaatgtttccattttataaattaactcaaatggtataaaactttaaaaaacaaaacaccatcaACCATGTTTCCACATGTCTTTCCTGAGATGTGTGAAATTATCAAAACTAGAAAACCACATTGCCACcgagaagagaaataaagttgagtttgaaatttttccctttttgtagtttttttataaaaaagttgagaaaatcaTGTCAAACCTAAAATTTCAGCTAAAGCATTAATTTTAGCTGTAATAGAAATGCTATGAATAGACATTTATGACGAGATACTGAAAACGTGGGGAATAATAAACAAAGCAGAATTCATGGTTACCATATTTACACATACTCTTTGTTGTGTTTCAGTGCCACATGATCTGATTCAAAGTAATAAACATCAGGATCAtcatcttcctcttctgtaatgTGCGGATTGGCACTCTCTTTGGCAGATGGCAAATGTCCAATATTGAGTCTTGCCTCTGAGGGTGGCTTACTTAGTCCTTCACTCCCATAATTTTCAGAGTCACAACATATCCCCTTTTCATTCTGAGAAATTTCATCAGGATTTGTAGGAGACTCACTTATATTATCACTAACAGTTGCATTTGTTTCATTGGGACTAAGATTATTCTCCTCAAATTGTCCATTTTCTCTGCAAGGAGAAGTGTTTTCAGTGGGACTACCTCTGGTAGGGGCCGGCCTTCGTGGTGAAGTTCTCAGAGTATATCGATGTTCTTGAGGTTCTGATAAAGACATCATTTGAGCTGAAACACAGTCTAGAACAGAAGATGGTTCTGGTTCTCCAGAGACTGGCATATTCTCAAGACTTGTGTCCAGGGCGTTACTGGTGTTTTCATTACACTGCTCTTTTGAGGCACTGCTATCTCCCACCACATCTACTTCCTCCTCAGAATCCCTTAAAGATGACTGAATTTCAGAAAAGGGGCCTGTAGCTGGCTCAGTAGTCAGCTGATTAACATTTTCCACAGGCAGGCCGGCAGTTACTATTTTGTGGTCCTCCAACTTGACCTGCACTTCCGAATTTGTGCAAGGCACGTTATGGTCTATATAACTGTCCTCCTTCCTACAATCAAGGAACATTGAAGTGTGGGTATCCGAATCCCCATTTTCAGCTACTGATTTTTCCTGCAACACATAGGAACCAGTGCTATTTTGTTTAGTGTTCCCATCAGGCTGACAGTCATCACAGTTTATAACAGCTGAATCACTGTCATCAACACCATTGACAGCCAAATAGCCAGTGATTTCTTCAACTACTGCAGAATTAAGTGGCCCTTCCTCACTGACATTCacctttttaatttcccttttctcaCAATCATCCAGTATAAGACATCGACAAGCTCGTTTAGTCCCTTGAAAATCTGCATCATTGTCCACTACTGTACTCCTCTGTTCTACTAactccttttctgattttatagGTGAATCTTCTTCTGAACTGTTTGGTGCTTCAGATCTAAGACAACGCTTAATTCTTTTGAAAACTGGTGAAACAGGTTCTGTTTGCCTTCTCTCACAATTGTCTACAGCCTGCCTTTCTATGTTAtctttttctgaagaagaaagtCCTCTTTTCCTAGGGCTTACCCATGATTCTCGAGTACTTGGCTGttttaaatcagtggttcttccattattatttcctttctgaatTTGCACAGGCTCTGGTCTCTTCTTTGGTGACCTTGATCGTACTTGAGAATGAGAAGAGATTTCTTCAGGGTGAGCAATGCTACGATTCCTTAAAGTTCTACCACAAAAAGATTCATCCAAGCCGTTTAACCCCACTGTTGATCTTGTAACACGAGTAGATCGGGAAGCAGCCATACTATGGCAAGTCCCTACAATACGGTCATCATGATCCACTCATTGGGAAACCTTCAAAAACGTaaacaaaataatgagaaaaaggtAATAGTTAATATACCTAAAACAAAAGTATAAAGCTATAACTTTTTAATCCAAGTATAGccaatattaataaattatacgacataatttcttttattaacaTTTCCAAAAATGATATTATTAATAGCTAAGAATTTTATGGCACTTAATATAGTTCCAGGAATGGTTCTATATACTTTACATAATTAACTCACTTAAGTCTCACAACAACTAGGACAGGTGCTTTCATCATCCCTACTTTACAAACAAGGAGACAAAGGCACATAGAGTTTAAGTAATGtgtccaaagccacacagctagtaagtggcagggcaGGGCTCTAGCAACCATGCTCTTAACCTGCCTCGCTGTGTATCTGCCTCTCGGATACACAGGCACAAAGGGCCGAGAAAAGATCTCTCTCAAAGGCAGGATGTcatattggtttttaaaataataatcttgAATTTAATTATTATCACAAAAACTACCCCAGTCATTTCTCATGTTTTCTCAAAACATTCCTGGGAGGTAAAAAGGCAGGCTCTGCTCTTTTTAATTCACTCTCACTAAAATGAGTTTCAGGTCAAATCCTTTGATAATAAACTATGTAGTATCCAAAAAATTTTGGTTGCAGTAGAATTTCTGTAATTAAGCAGATGGAAAGAAACCACAATCCTAGCTTGCACTTGCTAAGAGCAAAACAGCAAAGCCAAACCTCCCCAGTCTCTAGAAATACAGCCATAAATTAGCAAGTGAAAGGAAGTATTCTAAACAGgatagaagaaaaaaggaaagaagacccCGAAGCAAATATTACATTCAAGAAATTAAGAGTACACATATAACCCCATCCTTTCCTTCTTCAAACTCCTGTGTATATCTGTATGCCATGGTTTTAATGCATGTTGGGGAGATGAGCAGGTTTTCTGGTGTGGATCTTTGGTGTTTCTAAGATAGAAATGCAAGGGAAATTGAAAAATGCCCTGATCAATCCATTAGGATAACCTCGGAGTGGTTTAGGGATATTTTCCAAAGGCTCTCCCGTTAAGCAGAATACAGGATCTATTAACAGTTCAAGTCTCCATCCTTCTGATACTCTGTTTAGCTTTTCACAAGATACTTTGCCACTTCACTGCCTAACTTCAAATGGGGTAcaggatggaaagaaaaagatgcCAATAAATGGCTATAGTACAAAGTTCCAGAGTACCCACCTCCTCCCTTTTACCAACGTTCCCATAGCCTCCTTCTCCTATAACCCTGCAAATGCCATTCTACCCCTCCCCCACAAATCAAATATAATCTGTCCTCCACCTCAGCTAGAAATATCTAACAGTGGAAAGGTTATGAAGAACTGGAAGACACAGCAACATGctaccacatacaaaaaaagaaacattaaaggaaACTGTCTTCCTGCTCCTGTCTGCTGACAGATGAATTGAGAAAATATCCTGTAAAATATGTAAGGTGGTTGAATTTAGTTTTGTTTCAGAGTAtgcatacttttaaatttttagtaaataattttttaaaatcttaccaGGCTAACAAAACCAGCCCTGGGATTAAAGCATGACAATTTGTTCTAGAGAACTCCATAGCAATCATATGAACAATAAGTATGGGACACCAATCAGAACTCATAGTAAACTTTGCTTTGGGAGTCATTAGAGGGACCTAACATGTAATTCtcttttgctaaaatattttcaagattacAATCTATCTATTTTTTTCCACAGGTAATAAATAGTGAATGTCCCATAAATACCTACttttaattacaaaaaatttAAGTTAGCCATCAAATGATGTTtcaaaagagtacaaactaaaaaatagtaaaatcaaTTTATTTGTTTCATGTACCCAAATGTGGAGCTCTAAATTTGAAGGTTactgattttaaatattaaaaacaagttAATTTTTTAAGCTTTACTTACAATCTCTACTGCAAATATCTTTGAAGCAAATTCAATTATATTCATAATTTATTGTTCAAAATAATATTGGTAATAGCAATATTttataaacagacaaaaaagaatttgttaatctttacattttaaaatgtgatgccATTAAGGGCTTATAAACCTCAAGCGATTCCAATAACAAGCATTCCTAgcccttcttttctttccatacCAATCCAAATGAGAGCAAAATCTCTGCCTCAtcattattaatgaaataaaccTCGTAGTAGGAGTACTCAGAACTACTTATAAAGAACAAATCATATATATCTCATTATAAAATACCACGGATAATGAGCgcctattttatttcttcaggaTTCCAGTGATTACAACACTGATTAATATGAAAGATTAaacctctttttatttcttttgctccctaaaactgtttttattccactcaacaactacaacaaagccCAAGTTTTAGAGTTCTCAAAACCTGTGCTACTGGGCCATATTTAAAGCAAATCTGTTTTATAACAAGGACTCTTCTGGCACCTCAAACTCATGCAACTCAAAGTGTGGCCTGAAAACCAGCATCATGGGCATCTCCTggaagtttgttagaaatgcagaatatcAGACCCTGCACCAGACCTACCTATTAATCAGAGTCTCAGGTGACTTACATGCCTATTAGGGTTTGACAAACACTGCCTTAGACCACTGAATCCAGACAGGattctattaaaataatatagtCATCAAGTTTCAAACTAAATTAGACCTGTTTCTAATATAGCCTTTAATTCCTAATTTGAtcgtaataataaaaaatttataaataaagccATGATCCTCTTGGCTAAGGAAGCATCAAATATAGGACTATAAAAATCTCTTGCCTGAAACTTAACACATTGTAAGCACTTAAGGTAATAAATTGGTTAAAATTATGAAGATTAGAGTTAAATGAAATTCTAACACTCTTCCCTCTGATGATTTTGTCTCCTGTTCTAACctttttcttcatatcttttccATTTTGGATCGGCATATATAAAGGCACATATCTTCTGTAGTTATCCAATAAACTACGAAATTCAATTACCAAAAAGGGACTAAAAATGTCCTGATTATCTCAACCAAGTCTCAACACTGTTTTGCCATGCTTAGCAAAGTATTAGAGAGTAAGGCagttgttttcctcattttataacaCAGAGTTACTGAAGAGATTCAGCGAGGACGCTTGGAGGACAAAATTATATTCCTGTCAAAAATTAAGTTGCTAAGGAAACATAAAGGAACTTATTTACAAACTAAGTATCTTCAGAAAATAACCCTGCTAGTTAACTAAATAGGAAGCACATGGTGAAAACCTTAGCCAGCACCCAACTGGAACTGGATATTCAATCACTCTAGTTTTAGAATTAAGAGAAACTGTTAGTTAACATATTCACACAGCAAAACCCAATGTAGCAACTAGAATGACGTTTTTCCTATGTTATCCACCAACTAACGAATATGGCACTTTCtagaatagagagaaaagaatatgATCAATCACTAGAATTAAACAGACACCTatcctctcttctccaccctcATAAGTTTTCATCCTATTGGAGGGCATATCTGAGAAGGACAGTCAACCAAATTACAGCCTGTCCATTCTTACTAAGCCCCAAATGCGACCTATAATTCCACGTACCTCACCCATTTATTTGCTGTTGAACTTCCCTCCCCCAAATCTGAATCTACTTTTACTTCAAATCTAACCATAGGATTCTGAAACAGTATCAGCTATGTTTGAGATCATAATTTTCCAGCGCCTGTGTTCACATCTGCAGAACTACATCAATGAGAACTGAAAGGAATAATAAACATTAAACCAAAATGGTCTACCTAATGATACACTACTCCAGCTATCACCTTTACTTAAGAGAACGaaatctcaaaaagatatttcaaagacACTTCCTGTAACCTTTTGCTCCTACTATCATTACCAAAGTAGTTTGGGAATTGAGGGACTAGCAATCCTCCATTAACATCAATGTCCTGATATTCATTACCATAATATTTAGTTTTACTAAGTGAACAATTTTTAGGAAACTGGTCATGGTACTATGTAGACAACCCAAAGTGAAAGGCAAAAAAGAGCAAGAGCAACTGGGACCTGCTGCCAACATGATTCTTCTTGTATTTGTCTAGAACATAAACATAAACTGCTTAATAGTTGTTCTGACTACCCTCTCACACAATTCTTTTAAGATAAATTTCTTCAGCAATTACTACTTTATCTACAAGGTTAAAAGTAGGAGAGAGAAAGGCGGGGACCCTCCTATGCAATTCAACTTAAGGTTCTTAATACTCTCCCCTTTGGACGCCTGGGAACTCTAATATGTACTATCTTGTATAAAGGgatctcctctttctttcccattaAGAAAGATAGGTATATGACAGACAGATaatacagagacagacagacaaataaaGATAGAGCTGaatgaacacacacaaaaaaactgagGAGAAAGATAAGTCAAGGAATTTCATAATGCTCCTTGAATCAAAAACACCTAGTGCCTCAAAGATAGGTATAATATGCTCTAGAGATTTAATTTATACccttcttggggaaaaaaacagtggGAAATATTTCATCCCTAATCCATTCCCTATAGCTCCGAACTCCTATGAACAGCCAGTTAGACTGAACGATTTTCCATGCAGAGAAAGAAGTACTGAAAAGCAACAAGTGCCCCcttcccaaaaaaaaaaaaaacaaatcaaactaTAGTTGTCTTCACTACCACAAAACTAAATAACTTACCTGTACAACCAAAGATCTATCATTGTGGAAATATTATCTCTTTTCCTTATATCCTGAAGGAGTTGGAGCTATGATCTAGAATAGAGCTTAAGCATCAGGGTTTCAGACTCTCAGCTTCAGCCATGGAGAATACTAGAACCTCTtaaattcctttctttaaaataaaataataaaaaaaaagaattaaagaagcaAATTAACTTATACTAATAGATTTACCCCTTCTATAATAAGAGGAAAAAGCAAGTAATAGAGTATCTGTTCATAGTACCAACTTTGGTACTTCTTGGTAACTCTGTTGCCTCAGAGACACTAAGAAACTAAAAGGACTTTTagaaaccaacaaaaacaaaccaaaaaagagcATGAAATATACtaaatccttacaacaactcaATATTAGTTTGAGTCAAAATGTGACTCAGTTCTTTTCCAGAATCGAGGCAATATTTTTTTGAGAAGACCCAAAGACTGTCCTTGATAAGATTGCTCATACAGAATTTATAATCTCTTACTCTTATTCTAGAGGCCTCTCCAAATTCTTGCCTTCAAGTATGCAAAACTGGGGACTGAACCACAAAAATAATTTAGGTTATGCACACCAAAGAATCAAccaaatcttttatatttcatgATAACCTTAATGGTTATTACAGTGCTACAGAACTCCACTATAAAGGAAAATCTCTATTATTTTTGGCATATAGAtttcaacaaaaacaataaagattttCTGGTTTTAGTACCCAGTTGGCCAGATATTTTAATTTACCTAATTACATTCCATTTCTTGGACAGTCTGGTTAATTACACTTTTActttataataatgtattttgATATCATTTTCAGAGAATCCGGCTAAATGGGTTATTATGAGTACCGATTTGGAAATGAGGAGGAACACCAGGAAAAAGACTAGTGGTATTTATGATGTAAATTGTCACTTTATTATAAACATAAAACTAGATACTCTAAAAGTGACACTGTTTTCGGTGAATGATCACAATTTAAAAACTGATGCAATTATCAAACCTTACAAACTAGAGTTACTATCTGGTAAAAATGAAGAGATTACAATTTTAGTCAGCTGGAAGGGGAACAGGGCTAATATCTAATATCTATAGATGCAACTTCTCCCAAATATGCCTTGTAAATTCCTGAAAAGCAAAAGGTAGTAAAATTCtccaaataaaatcatttaatactacattttaaaatgttctaaattaaCGTGAGGAGGATGCGCAGTGAAAACATGATCCTACAAAAAGTAACCCTTGATTTGAAAATTCACTCCTCTTATAACAAAGACTCCAACTCCTCTGTACCCAGTCCTGAAAGTCTTTCACAATCATGGCAAAACAGTACATTCTATACTGTGTGGTGCTGGTGGCAATCATCAGAGGCAACGAGGATCCAGAATGCGAGAAGTGTCTGAGTATAGGTGAACACGCCCATCTAGCACTCCATCAAAGTCCAGCCAGCCACGTTACTACCCTGTTTGGATTAGGTTCACTATAGGAACATCATCCTTTATGATATTTACCAGGCAAGGATATCTGCACGTGTTATTTTCAC contains these protein-coding regions:
- the ZZZ3 gene encoding ZZ-type zinc finger-containing protein 3 isoform X1 → MAASRSTRVTRSTVGLNGLDESFCGRTLRNRSIAHPEEISSHSQVRSRSPKKRPEPVQIQKGNNNGRTTDLKQPSTRESWVSPRKRGLSSSEKDNIERQAVDNCERRQTEPVSPVFKRIKRCLRSEAPNSSEEDSPIKSEKELVEQRSTVVDNDADFQGTKRACRCLILDDCEKREIKKVNVSEEGPLNSAVVEEITGYLAVNGVDDSDSAVINCDDCQPDGNTKQNSTGSYVLQEKSVAENGDSDTHTSMFLDCRKEDSYIDHNVPCTNSEVQVKLEDHKIVTAGLPVENVNQLTTEPATGPFSEIQSSLRDSEEEVDVVGDSSASKEQCNENTSNALDTSLENMPVSGEPEPSSVLDCVSAQMMSLSEPQEHRYTLRTSPRRPAPTRGSPTENTSPCRENGQFEENNLSPNETNATVSDNISESPTNPDEISQNEKGICCDSENYGSEGLSKPPSEARLNIGHLPSAKESANPHITEEEDDDPDVYYFESDHVALKHNKDYQRLLQTIAVLEAQRSQAVQDLESLGRHQREALKNPIGFVEKLQKKADIGLPYPQRVVQLPEIVWDQYTNSLGNFEREFKNRKRHTRRVKLVFDKVGLPARPKSPLDPKKDGESLSYSILPLSDGPEGSNSRPQMIRGRLCDDTKPETFNQLWTVEEQKKLEQLLLKYPPEEVESRRWQKIADELGNRTAKQVASRVQKYFIKLTKAGIPVPGRTPNLYIYSKKSSTSRRQHPLNKHLFKPSTFMTSHEPPVYMDEDDDRSCFHSHMNTAIEEASDEESIPIMYRNLPEYKELLQFKKLKKQKLQQMQAESGFVQHVGFKCDNCGIEPIQGVRWHCQDCPPEMSLDFCDSCSDCLHETDIHKEDHQLEPVYRSETFLDRDYCVSQGTSYNYLDPNYFPANR
- the ZZZ3 gene encoding ZZ-type zinc finger-containing protein 3 isoform X2, yielding MAASRSTRVTRSTVGLNGLDESFCGRTLRNRSIAHPEEISSHSQVRSRSPKKRPEPVQIQKGNNNGRTTDLKQPSTRESWVSPRKRGLSSSEKDNIERQAVDNCERRQTEPVSPVFKRIKRCLRSEAPNSSEEDSPIKSEKELVEQRSTVVDNDADFQGTKRACRCLILDDCEKREIKKVNVSEEGPLNSAVVEEITGYLAVNGVDDSDSAVINCDDCQPDGNTKQNSTGSYVLQEKSVAENGDSDTHTSMFLDCRKEDSYIDHNVPCTNSEVQVKLEDHKIVTAGLPVENVNQLTTEPATGPFSEIQSSLRDSEEEVDVVGDSSASKEQCNENTSNALDTSLENMPVSGEPEPSSVLDCVSAQMMSLSEPQEHRYTLRTSPRRPAPTRGSPTENTSPCRENGQFEENNLSPNETNATVSDNISESPTNPDEISQNEKGICCDSENYGSEGLSKPPSEARLNIGHLPSAKESANPHITEEEDDDPDVYYFESDHVALKHNKDYQRLLQTIAVLEAQRSQAVQDLESLGRHQREALKNPIGFVEKLQKKADIGLPYPQRVVQLPEIVWDQYTNSLGNFEREFKNRKRHTRRVKLVFDKGLPARPKSPLDPKKDGESLSYSILPLSDGPEGSNSRPQMIRGRLCDDTKPETFNQLWTVEEQKKLEQLLLKYPPEEVESRRWQKIADELGNRTAKQVASRVQKYFIKLTKAGIPVPGRTPNLYIYSKKSSTSRRQHPLNKHLFKPSTFMTSHEPPVYMDEDDDRSCFHSHMNTAIEEASDEESIPIMYRNLPEYKELLQFKKLKKQKLQQMQAESGFVQHVGFKCDNCGIEPIQGVRWHCQDCPPEMSLDFCDSCSDCLHETDIHKEDHQLEPVYRSETFLDRDYCVSQGTSYNYLDPNYFPANR